A segment of the Streptococcus chenjunshii genome:
CACATTGCTGTTAAGCAGAACTGTGAGTTCTTTAATTGTTAAACCAGCATAGGTATCAGTAAAATACTGATAAAGCTTCCCAAGTTGATTCCACTTAAATGTTTCAGTAGGTGTTTTAACTTCTAAACCTTTAAGTTCATCTGATTCCCATTTTAATACTAGAGTAGTCCATCCAACCTGATAGGCTAGATTCTCCGCCGGTGTCCTGTCAACCTCTTCGATTCTTAAATCCTTCAAATCTTCGGGAATGTCATCGAATTCAGCAATATACTTTTGATATGAGTTTGCTAAATTTCAAGTTGAAGTTAGCCACTGAATACAATTTCTCTAGGTGTCTTGTAGTTTAATATTCGTTTGGGATAATTGTTTATCCACCATTCAATCTGAGTGGCCAGTTTTCTGGTCGCTCTTGTTTTTCCCTTGGGTAGGAAACGTCGAATAAGACGGTTGTGATTCTCATTAGAGCCTCTTTCCCAAGAGCAATAAGGGTGAGCATAGTAGATCTTCTCTTCACTAAAAATCTCGCTTAGTCTAGCAAATTCTGCCCCATTATCAGCTGTGATTGACGTGATCTGATATTCCTGTAAAATGCTCGACAAGGCTTCGTTAACGGCTTGTGCTGTCTTACTGGGCAAGTAACGAATGATTTCATACCTGGTTTTTCGATCTGTTAATGTCAGAAAGCAAGGCGCTTTAGCCCGTGTCTGAACAACCGTATCAATCTCATAATGCCCAGCCTCCAGTCGTTGAGTGATCGCTTCAGGCCGCTCCTCAATCGACTTTCCAACAGGCATGAAATTAGGACTGGCTGTTTTCTTAGGGGATTTGCCTTTTCTTGGATACAGCCTATCTGCCTTAGTCAGCCCCAGGTACCCCTTGTCCATCCAGTAGTATATGGTGGATTGTGGGACGTTGACTTTACGTTTTGAAATCATCTCAGGTGACCACTTCAGCTTGATGTAGTGGACAATGGTTTCCTTGACTTTCTTCGTGAGACTAACAGCTTTACGGCTATTTTTTCGATTAATCTCATACACTTCCTGAGCTCTATCCGCCCTATAAAGCTTCTCAAACTTCCCCTTACGCACCTGTTGGAGGACCAGTCCACGTTTCATCTCGTTGTTTATCGTTTGAGGAGCTTTGCCTAAGAGACCTGCAATCTCACGATTAGATTTCCCTTCTTGCTTCCAGCGTTCAATCAAGCGGCGATCAGCTATTGTCAAGTGCTTGCCTGTTGGTGTATAATGGTCTTGCATCTCTATGTCCTTTACTTGTGTTTTCGTCAACTACAAGTGTAACATAGAGGTGTTTTTTTGCATCTAAGTGGCTAACTTCATTTTAGAACTTTCATTTTGATATGAGTTTAGTATTTCTTCCTTAAGTTCATCTTTATCTGCATATGTTCTCATTGTTTTACCTCCCTTGATACAATCAAAGTCATTGTATCATAATAACTATTCTTTTTTGGAAAGCGCGGCTATTATAATCCCATATTTTTTATCAATCTTTCAAGCTTTTCAGCCGCACCTTTCATAGTATCTTTTGGCTTCTTAATCATAAAAAACAGACACACTCGATTTCCCTAGTCCTAAGTTCTGCTCGCTATCGCAGCTTTTAAATCATTTTTATCACTTTTTTACCCGAAATTGTGAATTGTGGCATTCAACATATGCTATAATGAAAAATAGAAACGATAGATTTAGATTAGGAAGCTGGCCAAAGATGCAATACACAGGCGAAACTAAATTTGAAAAACAATTGATTGCTCAGCTCTCATCAGGTGAAAGTCCATGGACTTATAGGGATGATTTGAAAACAGAAGCAATGCTTTGGGACAATTTTTTTGCCAAACTAGCGCAAAATAATGTTTCTGTTTTAGATGACGTTCCTCTGACCGAACAGGAAAAAGCTCAGATTAAAAACCAGCTTAACTTTGTCAATTATTATGAAGCCGCCAAATGGCTGGCAGGTGAAAACGGTATCGCCAAGGTTCAAGTTCAACGTGAAGATGTCAGCCTTGGTACGATACGCCTTTCAGTCATTTGGCGCGATAATATTGCAGGCGGGACTTCATCATATGAGATTGTCAATCAGGTGGAACGGCCTAAAATCTCTCCGGCCGACCAAGACAGGCGTTTAGATGTGACGCTCCTCATCAATGGTCTGCCTATGATTCAGATTGAACTCAAAAATCGTCAACATCCCTTTATGGATGCCTTTCGCCAAATCGTTAAGTACGATCGGGAAGAAAAATTCCGCGGCATCTATGCCAGCCTGCAAATGTTCGTAGCATCAAACATAACTGAAACCCGCTATATTGCTGCGGCTAAGGAAAACAAGCTCAATGATCAATTCCTGACCAAGTGGGTGGACAAAGATAATCAACCAGTCATTGACCTTTTCGCTTTTGCCGATCAGGTCCTGACCATCCCGCGTGCCCATCAGATGGTCATGCAATATTCAATTATTGACGATGCTAAGAAAGCCTTGATTCTGCTGCGGCCTTATCAGATTCATGCTATTGAAGCTATTCAAACAGCCAGCAAACACCAACAATCAGGCTATGTCTGGCACACAACAGGTTCGGGCAAAACTCTGACCTCCTACAAAGTAGCCCGCAATCTTTTGCAAATCCCATCCATTCAAAAGACTATTTTTGTGGTGGACAGGCGAGATCTTGATCAGCAGACAACATCAAGTTTTCTCTCCTATGCTGCTAATGATATCGTTGACATTGATGAAACGGACAATACCCAGCAGTTGGTAACACGCTTATCTGCTGATGATAGGCGTGTTGTGGTGACAACCATTCAAAAAATAAACACTATGATGCGCAAAATAGAAGAAGGCAAATACAGACGTGAAGCCAGTAAAATCAAACAGCTTCATGTTGCTTTTGTTGTCGATGAATGCCATCGCGCCATCACCCCTCTGGCTCAAAAAAATATTTCCAGATTCTTTGTCAACAGTCTTTGGTATGGCTTTACAGGAACACCGATTTTTGTAGAAAACAAACGCAGGCAAGTCGGTGATTTGGCCCAAACAACGCAGCAGCAATACGGTTTACGGCTGCATGAATACACGGTCAAAGAAGCCATTCATGATAAAGCAGTTCTAGGCTTTCGTATTGACTATAAAAACACCTTGATTACCGATATGCCAGAAGAAGATATTCCTGATGAGGTCTATGAATCTGAAGATCACATGCTGGCAGTCTTGGACGCTATCATCAATCAATCCCGAGGTCAACTGGGCTTTCAAAATGGTGTCGGAAAAACTTATGCTGCGATTTTGACAGTCAAATCTATTGCTATGGCACAGAAATATTATGACCTCATCAAGCGCGTGAAAAAGGGAGAAACATCTATCACTATTTCAGAGCGTGTGAAGCAGGTCCTGCCTGATTTTCCCAAGGTTACCATTACCTACTCTGTGACGGAAAATAATGAGGATTCGACCCTCAACCAAGACAAGATGAAGCTTGCCATTGATGATTATAACCAAAACTTTGGGACCCACTATACTATATCTGATCTTAGGGCCTTCAACAGTGATGTCAATGACCGCTTAGCCCGGAAGAAAGATAAGTACCTCTTTCGTGAGGAACAGCTGGATCTGGTTATCGTGGTCAACCGCCTCTTAACAGGTTTTGATGCGCCTTGCCTCTCAACCATTTTCATCGACCGCAAACCCATGCAGCCCCAAGATTTAATACAGGCCTTTAGCCGAACCAACCGTATCTTTGATGCCCCCAAAAAGTACGGGCAAATCATCACCTTCCAGACGCCTCATCTTTTCAAGGATGCTGTAGATAATGCGCTACGCCTGTATTCCAACGGCGGCGAAAATGATGTCTTGGCTCCTGAATGGCCGGAAGAGCGTGCTAATTTTGATGAAAAATTAGCCAATCTCCAAACTCATATCTCGGATGAACCCGGTTTAGGCATCGATCTCGCCAACGCCAGTACTGAGCTGCTCAAGAAATTTGCTAAAGCTTACCAGGAATTTGACAAATACTTTGCTTCCATCCAAGTTTATTCAGAGTATAATCAAGAGCAAGTCTTTGAGGAAACAGGTCTGAATCAAGAGCTCATCGAACGTTACACTGGCACTTACCAAAATGTTATTGATGAAATCAGGCGCCGCAGAGAAGACGGTGACGACGGGGAGGAACCGATTGATGTTATGTATGAATTAGAATCTGTCCATGTCGATGATATCAACTACGAGTACATTATTTCTCTGATACAAGCCTTCATTCCTCAATCAGACGGGGAAAGCAAAGAGCTGAGTGCTAAGGATATTGAAACTGTGGACAGCTATATCGCTAATCTCTCCAAGACCAATTCAGGGCTGGCCCAAATCATTGCCAACCTTTGGTTGGAAATCCAGATGGACCCTGAAAGTTACCGCGGCAAATCCATTGCCAATATCCTAGACCAGATGATTGAATCAGTTATTGACAATGAGGTCCGCAAACTGGCTAAGAAATGGTATATGGGCTACGATCAGCTTCTCTATCTGGTCAAGCACTACCGCAAAGGATCCGATAAGCAGCTGGGAGAAAGCGAACTCAGCAGC
Coding sequences within it:
- a CDS encoding IS30 family transposase; the protein is MQDHYTPTGKHLTIADRRLIERWKQEGKSNREIAGLLGKAPQTINNEMKRGLVLQQVRKGKFEKLYRADRAQEVYEINRKNSRKAVSLTKKVKETIVHYIKLKWSPEMISKRKVNVPQSTIYYWMDKGYLGLTKADRLYPRKGKSPKKTASPNFMPVGKSIEERPEAITQRLEAGHYEIDTVVQTRAKAPCFLTLTDRKTRYEIIRYLPSKTAQAVNEALSSILQEYQITSITADNGAEFARLSEIFSEEKIYYAHPYCSWERGSNENHNRLIRRFLPKGKTRATRKLATQIEWWINNYPKRILNYKTPREIVFSG
- a CDS encoding type I restriction endonuclease subunit R: MQYTGETKFEKQLIAQLSSGESPWTYRDDLKTEAMLWDNFFAKLAQNNVSVLDDVPLTEQEKAQIKNQLNFVNYYEAAKWLAGENGIAKVQVQREDVSLGTIRLSVIWRDNIAGGTSSYEIVNQVERPKISPADQDRRLDVTLLINGLPMIQIELKNRQHPFMDAFRQIVKYDREEKFRGIYASLQMFVASNITETRYIAAAKENKLNDQFLTKWVDKDNQPVIDLFAFADQVLTIPRAHQMVMQYSIIDDAKKALILLRPYQIHAIEAIQTASKHQQSGYVWHTTGSGKTLTSYKVARNLLQIPSIQKTIFVVDRRDLDQQTTSSFLSYAANDIVDIDETDNTQQLVTRLSADDRRVVVTTIQKINTMMRKIEEGKYRREASKIKQLHVAFVVDECHRAITPLAQKNISRFFVNSLWYGFTGTPIFVENKRRQVGDLAQTTQQQYGLRLHEYTVKEAIHDKAVLGFRIDYKNTLITDMPEEDIPDEVYESEDHMLAVLDAIINQSRGQLGFQNGVGKTYAAILTVKSIAMAQKYYDLIKRVKKGETSITISERVKQVLPDFPKVTITYSVTENNEDSTLNQDKMKLAIDDYNQNFGTHYTISDLRAFNSDVNDRLARKKDKYLFREEQLDLVIVVNRLLTGFDAPCLSTIFIDRKPMQPQDLIQAFSRTNRIFDAPKKYGQIITFQTPHLFKDAVDNALRLYSNGGENDVLAPEWPEERANFDEKLANLQTHISDEPGLGIDLANASTELLKKFAKAYQEFDKYFASIQVYSEYNQEQVFEETGLNQELIERYTGTYQNVIDEIRRRREDGDDGEEPIDVMYELESVHVDDINYEYIISLIQAFIPQSDGESKELSAKDIETVDSYIANLSKTNSGLAQIIANLWLEIQMDPESYRGKSIANILDQMIESVIDNEVRKLAKKWYMGYDQLLYLVKHYRKGSDKQLGESELSSSQRYKEYKTEVAEALNPLKYKIQIKKDYTKLIEEVIEPLRGRR